One Blattabacterium cuenoti genomic window carries:
- a CDS encoding A/G-specific adenine glycosylase has protein sequence MGFSKKIINWYKKNYRKLPWRETKNPYYILVSEFMLQQTRVSKTIIKSYLNFIRKFPNLEKLAQAEEKDVLKKWEGLGYYSRAKYLHSFAKELKNGKNFFPVKYQELIKYKGIGPYTGAAIASICFHEIIPAIDGNACRVFSRYFGISNDITSTTTKNMLRVIVSKIMDFERPGIFNQAIMDLGSILCIPKNPKCLLCPVKNSCFSLRNGTVHKLPVKKIKKFIKHRFFYYIFIRDRNNNICLSKRLNKDIWKGLYDFPLIESKKNLSIHEIIDKICKIFQIVIYNTSIYKIEHKLTHQVLSIRFLSCETLQDLKKNKFFDNFFFIQPNQIVEYPFPRPIILFLKHEKMI, from the coding sequence ATGGGTTTTTCAAAAAAAATAATAAATTGGTACAAGAAAAACTATAGAAAACTTCCTTGGAGAGAAACTAAAAATCCATATTATATATTAGTTTCAGAGTTTATGTTGCAACAAACAAGAGTTTCAAAAACCATAATAAAGTCTTATTTAAATTTTATAAGAAAATTTCCAAACTTAGAAAAACTAGCTCAAGCAGAGGAGAAAGATGTGTTAAAAAAGTGGGAAGGATTGGGGTATTATTCTAGAGCAAAATATTTACATTCTTTTGCTAAAGAATTAAAAAATGGAAAAAATTTTTTTCCAGTAAAATATCAAGAATTAATAAAATATAAAGGAATAGGACCGTATACAGGAGCAGCTATTGCATCTATATGTTTTCATGAAATTATACCTGCTATTGATGGAAATGCTTGTAGAGTATTTTCCAGATATTTTGGAATATCCAATGATATTACATCTACTACTACAAAAAATATGCTTCGGGTTATTGTTTCAAAAATCATGGATTTTGAACGTCCAGGAATTTTTAATCAAGCAATTATGGACTTAGGTTCTATTTTATGTATTCCAAAAAACCCTAAATGTTTATTATGTCCAGTTAAAAATTCTTGTTTTTCCCTTCGAAATGGAACTGTACATAAATTACCTGTAAAAAAAATAAAAAAATTTATAAAACACAGATTTTTTTATTATATTTTCATACGTGATCGTAACAATAATATTTGTTTAAGCAAAAGATTAAATAAAGATATATGGAAGGGTCTTTATGATTTTCCTTTAATAGAATCAAAAAAAAATCTTTCAATTCATGAAATAATAGATAAAATTTGTAAAATATTTCAAATAGTAATTTATAATACTTCAATTTATAAAATTGAACACAAACTTACCCATCAAGTTTTATCAATTCGATTTCTTAGTTGTGAAACTTTACAAGATTTAAAGAAAAATAAATTTTTTGATAATTTTTTTTTTATCCAACCTAATCAAATAGTAGAGTATCCTTTTCCACGTCCTATTATTTTATTTTTAAAACATGAAAAAATGATTTGA
- a CDS encoding HU family DNA-binding protein, with protein MTKADIITEIISETGSERVDTQKVIETFMKKIKQSLTSGENVYLRGFGSFIIKYRAKKLGRHISKDMSIVIPAHNIPAFKPAKSFTELVKKNVPIKK; from the coding sequence ATGACAAAAGCAGATATAATAACAGAAATCATATCAGAGACTGGATCTGAGAGAGTTGATACGCAGAAGGTGATAGAAACATTTATGAAAAAAATAAAACAAAGTTTAACGTCGGGGGAAAATGTTTATTTAAGAGGATTCGGATCATTTATTATTAAATATCGAGCGAAAAAACTGGGACGTCATATATCCAAAGATATGTCTATTGTAATTCCTGCGCATAATATACCGGCATTTAAACCTGCAAAATCTTTTACAGAACTAGTGAAAAAAAATGTTCCTATAAAGAAATAA
- a CDS encoding Rne/Rng family ribonuclease, with translation MNKELIINAEEQKVKIALLEEGKLLELHRDVFNKEFSVGDIYLGVVKKILHGLNAAIIDIGHSKGGFLHYDDIGFQTHKILDLISNNHTKKKEKKLVLNNLKNQENKNSICHILHIGQKILVQISKEPISNKGLKLTTKICIPGRNIILIPFSEKISISKKIKDIKEINRLISYIKKITPNSFGIIIRTAANNEREEVLNEELIFLVKKWKKTSNNLMKLPPPVRVLNESSKTYCLLRDIFNDDFKSICCNNNFICQEIHSYLSLISPKKTNIIRYYKGNIPIFEKYGIEKQIQIFLGKNVPLENGAYLIIEHTEALHVIDVNSGMINHMMKNCTESERMNNILKINLLAATEIARQLRLRDMGGIIVVDFIDMSDSIQKKQLYEHLKEKMKNDRAKHQILPPNKFGLVQFTRHRVRPELKKMNINNKHSKNSPENYIYHLEFVIESIIKNKNHKKIQLHIHSFVSAYLKKGFPSIQQKWLLKYKKWIRIIPRDSFEYTEYKILNKNREIVSSSFSFH, from the coding sequence ATGAATAAAGAATTAATTATAAATGCAGAAGAACAAAAAGTTAAAATAGCTCTTTTAGAAGAAGGAAAATTATTAGAGCTTCATAGAGATGTTTTTAATAAAGAATTCTCTGTAGGAGATATTTATTTGGGTGTCGTTAAAAAAATTCTGCATGGATTAAATGCTGCTATTATAGATATAGGGCATTCAAAAGGAGGTTTTTTGCATTATGATGATATTGGATTTCAAACTCATAAAATATTAGATTTGATATCAAATAATCATACAAAAAAAAAAGAAAAAAAATTGGTTTTGAATAATTTAAAAAACCAAGAAAATAAAAATTCTATATGTCATATATTGCATATTGGACAGAAAATATTAGTTCAAATTTCTAAAGAACCTATTTCTAATAAAGGACTAAAACTTACTACAAAAATTTGTATTCCAGGGAGAAATATAATACTCATCCCTTTCTCAGAAAAAATTTCTATATCCAAAAAAATAAAAGACATAAAAGAAATAAATAGATTGATTTCTTACATAAAAAAAATAACCCCAAATTCATTTGGGATTATTATTCGTACAGCTGCTAATAACGAAAGAGAAGAGGTTTTGAATGAAGAACTGATTTTTTTAGTAAAAAAATGGAAAAAAACATCAAATAATTTAATGAAACTCCCCCCCCCAGTTCGGGTGTTAAATGAAAGTAGTAAAACTTATTGTTTATTAAGAGATATATTCAATGATGATTTTAAATCTATTTGTTGTAATAACAATTTTATATGCCAAGAAATTCATTCATATTTATCTTTAATTTCTCCAAAAAAAACTAACATAATTAGATATTACAAAGGTAATATACCCATATTTGAAAAATATGGTATAGAAAAACAAATACAAATTTTTTTAGGAAAAAATGTTCCTCTTGAAAATGGAGCTTATCTTATTATAGAGCACACTGAAGCTTTACATGTTATAGATGTTAATAGTGGGATGATCAATCATATGATGAAAAATTGCACGGAATCAGAAAGAATGAATAACATATTAAAAATAAATTTGTTAGCAGCAACGGAAATAGCTAGACAATTAAGATTGAGAGATATGGGGGGTATTATCGTAGTGGATTTTATAGATATGTCTGATTCTATACAAAAAAAACAACTATATGAACATTTAAAAGAAAAGATGAAAAACGATAGAGCAAAACATCAAATATTACCACCCAATAAATTTGGGTTAGTTCAGTTTACTCGTCATAGGGTAAGACCTGAATTAAAAAAAATGAATATAAATAATAAACATTCCAAAAATTCTCCTGAAAATTATATTTATCACTTAGAATTTGTTATAGAATCTATTATAAAAAATAAAAATCATAAAAAAATACAATTACATATTCATTCTTTTGTTTCGGCTTATTTAAAAAAAGGATTTCCTTCTATTCAACAAAAATGGTTGTTGAAATATAAAAAATGGATTCGAATAATTCCAAGAGATTCATTCGAATACACAGAATATAAAATTCTGAATAAAAATCGTGAAATTGTATCATCTTCTTTTTCTTTTCATTAA
- a CDS encoding citrate synthase produces the protein MCSVVNFNINGYHYKLPVVYGTFYEKAINISQLRDSTGFITFDPGFKNTGITKSSISFIDGEKGELLYRGYPIEQIINKCSFIETSYLILNGELPNTAQLKSFSEKIKKFNHLHKEINKIFDHIPNFYHPMGILSSLTYILDTFINSLQKEDMYLHLLAKLPILAALIYRKKVGLPPPHVNPHLDYTSNLLEMFFSIPNKSYEQNPIITDALNKILILHADHEQNCSTTTVRLLGSADTGLFSSISAGMSALWGRLHGGANQAVIEMLEDILRSGGNIKKWIEKAKNKKDPFRLMGFGHRIYKNFDPRAKIAKKVAENMIQKLGISDPILELAKNLEKEALQDPYFVEKKLYPNIDFYSGIIYQAIGIPKYMFTVMFALGRLPGWMAHWKEMKNNKDPIGRPRQIYIGYKKRNIQK, from the coding sequence ATGTGCAGTGTCGTGAATTTTAATATCAATGGATATCATTACAAACTACCTGTAGTTTATGGGACTTTTTATGAGAAAGCCATTAATATTTCTCAGTTAAGAGACAGTACAGGTTTTATTACATTTGATCCAGGATTTAAAAACACAGGAATCACAAAAAGTTCCATTAGTTTTATAGATGGGGAAAAGGGAGAACTTTTATATAGAGGATATCCCATAGAACAAATTATCAATAAATGCTCGTTTATTGAAACGAGTTATCTTATTTTAAATGGAGAGCTCCCTAATACTGCACAATTAAAATCTTTTTCTGAAAAAATAAAAAAATTTAATCATCTTCATAAAGAAATAAACAAAATATTTGACCATATTCCTAATTTTTATCATCCAATGGGGATTTTGTCTTCTTTAACCTATATTTTAGATACATTTATAAATTCTTTACAGAAAGAAGATATGTATCTTCATTTATTAGCTAAATTACCTATTTTAGCCGCTTTAATTTACAGAAAAAAAGTAGGATTACCTCCTCCTCATGTTAATCCTCATCTTGATTATACATCTAATTTGTTAGAAATGTTTTTTTCTATTCCCAATAAATCTTATGAACAAAATCCTATTATTACAGACGCTTTGAATAAGATATTAATATTACATGCCGATCATGAGCAAAATTGTTCCACAACTACTGTTCGTTTATTAGGTTCTGCTGATACTGGATTGTTTTCATCTATATCTGCAGGAATGAGTGCTCTTTGGGGTAGATTGCATGGGGGAGCGAATCAAGCTGTAATTGAAATGTTAGAAGATATTTTACGAAGTGGAGGAAATATAAAAAAATGGATAGAAAAAGCAAAAAATAAAAAAGATCCATTTCGACTCATGGGGTTCGGGCACAGAATTTATAAAAATTTTGATCCTAGAGCTAAAATAGCTAAAAAAGTAGCAGAAAATATGATTCAAAAATTAGGAATTTCTGATCCAATATTGGAATTGGCAAAAAATCTTGAAAAAGAGGCTCTTCAAGATCCTTATTTTGTAGAAAAAAAACTCTATCCTAATATTGATTTTTATTCCGGAATTATTTATCAAGCTATAGGTATTCCAAAATATATGTTTACTGTTATGTTTGCTTTAGGAAGATTACCGGGATGGATGGCTCATTGGAAAGAGATGAAAAATAATAAAGATCCCATAGGAAGACCCAGACAAATTTATATAGGATACAAAAAGCGAAATATACAAAAATAA
- a CDS encoding GYDIA family GHMP kinase — protein MHRHRYKRFFYSHGKLLLTGEYFILYGACGLALPTIKGQSLAIFIHNLSSVLHWKSYDEINQPWFEGVFKLPTLDICYETEKNTAIKLRDLLLKSKRIKKDFLPDSLGIYVKTQLEFPRNWGLGSSSTLINNIAKWAKIDPYMLLGNNFPGSGYDIACVSISKPIIYQLWNQKPHIIPIEFNPPFKDQLFFLHLNKKQNTCDEIRYFRSNISHISNENIDSISSITYRIPFCKTLKEFEELLLKHENIISKILNVPTIKEIYFPDYLGIVKSLGAWGGDFVLISSRKGMKNYFSEKGFDTLISFDEMIFKI, from the coding sequence ATGCATCGACATAGATATAAACGTTTTTTTTATAGTCATGGAAAACTGTTATTAACAGGAGAATATTTCATTTTGTATGGAGCCTGTGGATTAGCTCTTCCTACAATTAAAGGACAATCGTTAGCTATCTTTATACACAATTTATCTTCTGTTCTACATTGGAAAAGCTATGATGAAATCAACCAACCTTGGTTTGAAGGAGTGTTTAAACTTCCTACTCTAGATATTTGTTACGAAACAGAAAAAAATACGGCTATTAAACTAAGAGATTTATTATTAAAATCTAAAAGAATTAAAAAAGATTTTCTTCCTGATTCATTAGGAATATATGTAAAAACACAACTGGAATTTCCAAGAAATTGGGGGTTAGGTAGTAGCTCTACTTTAATTAATAACATAGCAAAATGGGCAAAAATAGATCCTTACATGTTATTAGGAAACAATTTTCCAGGTAGTGGTTATGATATAGCTTGCGTTTCAATTTCAAAACCCATAATTTATCAACTTTGGAATCAAAAACCTCATATTATTCCTATAGAATTTAATCCCCCATTTAAAGATCAACTTTTTTTTCTGCATCTTAATAAAAAACAAAATACTTGTGATGAAATACGATATTTTCGTTCTAATATATCTCATATATCTAATGAAAACATTGACTCCATATCTTCTATAACTTATAGAATTCCTTTTTGTAAGACATTAAAAGAATTTGAAGAATTATTGTTAAAACATGAAAATATTATATCAAAGATATTAAACGTCCCTACTATTAAAGAAATATATTTTCCGGACTATCTGGGTATAGTAAAGAGTTTAGGTGCTTGGGGTGGGGATTTTGTTTTAATAAGTTCTAGAAAAGGAATGAAAAACTATTTTTCTGAAAAGGGTTTTGATACCCTTATTTCATTTGATGAAATGATTTTTAAAATATAA
- the fabD gene encoding ACP S-malonyltransferase, whose protein sequence is MKAYLFPGQGSQFVGMGKDLYKKSHLAKKLFQLSDEILGFRMTSVMFEGSMDTLKNTKYTQLSIYIYSVIKAKISNNFNPDMVAGHSLGEFSALAAVDVFSFEDGLKLVNKRASIMQNICESTHGGMSVIVGLKDSIIEDVCKNDPGIVVPSNYNSPEQLVISGEIQALKRVCIILKKIGAKKIFVLPVHGAFHSPIMEPAQNKFQKIVNKIYFKDSKYPIYQNVTALPVTKSYDIKNNIVKQLTYPVKWKQSIKNMISHGAVSFTEIGPGNILQGLIKKILKNSV, encoded by the coding sequence ATGAAAGCTTATCTATTTCCTGGTCAAGGATCTCAATTTGTAGGAATGGGAAAAGACTTATACAAAAAGTCTCATTTAGCGAAGAAATTATTTCAATTATCTGATGAAATTTTAGGTTTTCGAATGACATCTGTAATGTTTGAAGGATCTATGGATACTTTAAAAAATACAAAATATACACAATTATCAATTTATATATATTCAGTTATCAAGGCAAAAATATCGAATAATTTTAATCCCGATATGGTAGCGGGACATTCTCTGGGCGAATTTTCTGCTTTAGCTGCAGTTGATGTATTTTCCTTCGAAGATGGATTAAAATTAGTGAATAAAAGAGCATCAATTATGCAAAATATTTGTGAATCAACTCATGGGGGAATGTCTGTAATAGTGGGTTTAAAAGATTCTATTATAGAAGACGTTTGTAAAAACGACCCGGGGATTGTCGTCCCATCCAATTATAACAGCCCTGAACAACTAGTAATTTCTGGAGAAATACAAGCCTTAAAAAGGGTTTGTATTATCCTAAAAAAAATAGGAGCTAAAAAAATATTTGTTCTTCCTGTTCATGGGGCTTTTCACTCTCCAATAATGGAACCAGCCCAAAATAAATTTCAAAAAATTGTAAATAAAATTTATTTTAAAGACTCTAAATACCCAATATATCAAAATGTAACTGCACTACCTGTCACAAAATCTTATGATATAAAAAATAATATTGTCAAACAACTGACTTATCCAGTTAAATGGAAACAATCTATAAAAAATATGATATCTCATGGAGCTGTTTCATTTACAGAAATAGGCCCAGGTAATATTTTACAAGGTTTAATTAAAAAAATTTTAAAGAATTCTGTATAA
- a CDS encoding TatD family hydrolase, translated as MKITDTHTHLYMREFDEDINFVIKKAFHKGINRFLLPSIDSSTIPSILKLEKKYPNICFPMVGLHPNKVDPYNLEKELQNIKTWLYKHSFISIGEIGMDLHLETKFVSEQEYAFQTQIQWAKQKKLPVVIHCRKAFDQVFHILSKEKNPFLKGVLHCFSGTLEQAKKIIDIGIKLGIGGIITFKNNHVSQFLHKINLNHIVLETDSPYLSPHPFRGKRNEPENLRIILEKLSQIYSTSEEKISDIIHLNVENLFFK; from the coding sequence ATGAAAATAACCGATACCCATACTCATTTATATATGAGAGAATTTGATGAAGATATTAATTTTGTAATTAAAAAAGCCTTTCATAAAGGTATCAATAGATTTTTACTCCCTTCTATAGATAGTTCTACTATACCTAGTATATTAAAATTAGAAAAAAAATATCCGAATATATGCTTTCCTATGGTGGGATTGCATCCCAATAAAGTTGATCCATACAATTTAGAAAAAGAATTACAAAATATTAAAACATGGTTATATAAACATTCTTTCATTTCTATAGGAGAAATTGGAATGGATCTACATTTAGAAACAAAATTTGTATCTGAACAAGAATATGCTTTTCAAACTCAAATACAATGGGCTAAACAAAAAAAACTACCCGTAGTTATACATTGTAGAAAAGCTTTTGATCAAGTTTTTCATATTTTATCAAAAGAGAAAAATCCCTTTCTTAAGGGAGTTTTACATTGTTTTTCAGGAACTTTGGAACAAGCTAAAAAAATTATTGATATTGGAATAAAATTAGGCATTGGAGGAATAATCACTTTTAAAAATAATCATGTTAGTCAATTTTTACATAAAATAAATTTGAATCATATAGTATTGGAAACTGATTCTCCTTACCTTTCTCCACATCCTTTTAGAGGAAAAAGAAATGAACCAGAAAATTTAAGAATAATTTTAGAAAAATTATCGCAGATTTATTCTACATCAGAAGAAAAAATATCCGATATTATTCATTTAAATGTGGAAAATTTATTTTTTAAATAA
- the fumC gene encoding class II fumarate hydratase: MTYRIEKDTLGSVKVPANKYWGAQTERSRNNFRIGSEASMPIEIIHAFGFLKKAAAHANFELGILSKKKKDMISLVCDEIIEGKLNDQFPLVIWQTGSGTHTNMNINEVISNRAHVLMGGKLGSSQSFIHPNDDVNMSQSSNDTFPTAMHIASYQKLVKKTIPSIQVIKKTLEEKSKSFNNVIKIGRTHLMDATPITLGQEFSGYVSQIDHGLNALKRSLDHLSELAIGGTAVGTGLNAPKGYDKKVTEYICEYTRLPFKVAKNKFEAIASHDAIVESHGAIKQIAISLIKISNDIRFLSSGPRSGIGEIYIPKNEPGSSIMPGKINPTQCEAIIMVCTQIIGNDMAISVAGSSGNYELNVYKPLMAYNFLQSSQLLSDACFSFSSFCVKGIKPNYRRIKEFLEKSLMLVTALNTHIGYEKSEKIAKYAYENNTTLKEEAIRLGYLTVDEFENFVNPSKMV, encoded by the coding sequence ATGACATATAGAATAGAAAAAGACACTTTAGGATCCGTGAAAGTACCTGCAAATAAATATTGGGGAGCACAAACAGAAAGATCTAGAAATAATTTTAGAATTGGATCAGAAGCTTCTATGCCTATAGAAATTATTCATGCGTTTGGTTTTTTAAAAAAAGCTGCTGCTCATGCTAATTTTGAATTAGGTATTCTATCCAAAAAAAAGAAAGATATGATATCTTTAGTTTGTGATGAAATTATAGAAGGAAAGCTAAATGATCAATTTCCTTTAGTTATATGGCAAACAGGATCAGGAACTCATACTAATATGAATATCAATGAAGTCATTTCTAATAGAGCTCATGTTTTAATGGGAGGTAAATTAGGAAGTTCCCAATCTTTTATCCATCCTAATGATGATGTGAATATGTCTCAATCATCTAACGATACTTTTCCTACAGCAATGCATATAGCCTCTTATCAGAAATTAGTAAAAAAAACTATTCCTTCTATTCAAGTAATAAAAAAAACGCTGGAAGAAAAATCAAAATCATTTAATAATGTTATAAAAATAGGAAGGACTCATCTTATGGACGCAACTCCCATTACTTTAGGACAAGAATTTTCTGGATATGTTTCTCAAATTGATCATGGATTAAATGCACTAAAAAGATCTCTAGATCATCTTTCTGAATTGGCTATAGGAGGAACGGCTGTAGGAACAGGATTGAATGCTCCTAAAGGATATGATAAAAAAGTAACCGAGTATATTTGTGAATATACTCGGTTGCCTTTTAAAGTAGCAAAAAATAAGTTTGAAGCAATAGCATCTCATGATGCTATAGTAGAATCTCATGGAGCTATTAAACAAATAGCTATTTCTTTAATTAAAATATCAAATGACATTCGTTTTTTATCTTCTGGACCACGTTCAGGTATTGGAGAAATTTATATTCCTAAAAACGAACCTGGATCTTCTATTATGCCTGGTAAAATAAATCCTACTCAATGTGAAGCTATTATTATGGTTTGTACTCAAATTATAGGAAATGACATGGCTATTTCTGTGGCTGGATCTTCAGGAAATTATGAATTAAATGTATATAAACCATTAATGGCGTATAACTTCTTACAATCTTCTCAACTTCTTTCAGATGCTTGTTTTTCTTTTTCTTCTTTTTGCGTAAAAGGAATAAAACCAAACTATCGAAGAATTAAAGAATTTTTAGAAAAATCTTTGATGTTGGTTACAGCGCTTAATACTCATATTGGATACGAAAAATCGGAAAAAATAGCAAAATATGCTTATGAAAATAATACTACATTAAAAGAAGAAGCAATTCGATTAGGATACTTAACTGTTGATGAATTTGAAAATTTTGTTAATCCATCCAAAATGGTGTGA
- a CDS encoding septum formation initiator family protein, producing the protein MLHYKFKKNIHEMTYNRDFLKKKISLEGVKLEKLTTDPKYLEKLAREKFYMKKEDEDLFVVNKQ; encoded by the coding sequence ATGTTACATTATAAGTTTAAAAAAAATATTCATGAAATGACATATAACAGAGATTTTCTGAAAAAAAAGATTTCATTAGAAGGAGTCAAACTAGAAAAATTAACCACAGACCCTAAATATCTTGAAAAATTGGCAAGAGAAAAATTTTACATGAAAAAAGAAGATGAAGATTTATTTGTTGTAAATAAACAATAG
- the mnmG gene encoding tRNA uridine-5-carboxymethylaminomethyl(34) synthesis enzyme MnmG, protein MFLDIYDVIVVGGGHAGIEAASASSKMGSKTLLITTNLQTIGQMSCNPAIGGIAKGQIIREIDALGGYSGIVADSSTIQFRMLNKSKGPAMWSPRAQCDRKLFSHYWRFFLEKNARLDLYQDTVTSLIIEQYKVKGVQTYFGLKIKGKSVILTNGTFLNGKIHIGGKKINGGRIEEKEVTGITEQLTKNFGFRFGRMKTGTSPRVDGRSLNYDKMRPQNGDINPRKFSFFYNPKKLKKQRKCYITYTNKKLHDFIRNNFINSPIYTGLIQGVSPRYCPSIEEKVLRFYDKEEHTIFVEPEGWDTVEVYVNGFSTSFSEEIQFQSLKQISGFEKVKILKPGYAIEYDYFPPEQLKATLESKILENLFFAGQINGTTGYEEAAAQGLMAGINVHLKIHQKEPFILKRNQAYIGVLIDDLITKGTKEPYRMFTSRAEYRMLLRQDNADERLTPMGYNIGLISKEQMSRLDQKQYKIKKCMYLFQNKNFDPKTINPILMAKNSTKIYHEKKIETILSRSEIDVQDIVPIPFLTEEIKKNNFSQEILEQVSIRIKYKGYIDREKENAKKLLKLENIKIPNNFDYKSIKSLSLEAKEKLDYYRPISLAQASRISGISPSDLSVLLIHMGR, encoded by the coding sequence ATGTTTTTAGATATATATGATGTTATTGTGGTTGGGGGAGGCCATGCAGGCATAGAAGCTGCTTCTGCTTCTTCTAAGATGGGATCCAAAACTTTACTTATCACTACTAATTTGCAAACTATAGGTCAAATGTCATGTAATCCAGCTATAGGAGGAATTGCTAAAGGGCAGATTATTAGGGAAATAGACGCTTTAGGGGGTTATTCTGGAATAGTTGCAGATTCTAGTACGATTCAGTTTAGGATGCTTAATAAATCTAAAGGGCCTGCTATGTGGAGTCCTAGAGCTCAATGTGATAGAAAATTATTTTCTCATTATTGGAGGTTTTTTCTAGAAAAAAACGCTAGATTAGATCTATACCAAGATACAGTAACATCTTTAATAATAGAACAATATAAAGTAAAAGGAGTTCAAACTTATTTTGGATTGAAAATTAAAGGTAAATCAGTGATACTTACAAATGGTACTTTTTTAAATGGAAAAATACATATTGGGGGTAAAAAAATAAATGGAGGAAGAATAGAAGAAAAAGAAGTAACAGGTATTACGGAACAATTAACTAAAAATTTTGGATTTAGGTTTGGAAGAATGAAAACAGGAACATCACCAAGAGTAGATGGCCGTTCTTTAAATTATGATAAGATGAGGCCTCAAAATGGAGACATAAATCCAAGAAAATTTTCTTTTTTTTACAATCCCAAAAAATTGAAAAAACAAAGAAAATGTTACATTACTTACACCAATAAAAAACTACATGATTTTATACGTAATAATTTTATCAATTCTCCAATTTATACAGGGTTGATTCAAGGTGTTAGTCCTAGATATTGTCCTTCCATAGAAGAAAAGGTTTTACGGTTTTATGATAAAGAAGAACATACTATTTTTGTTGAACCAGAAGGATGGGATACTGTAGAAGTATATGTGAATGGTTTCTCAACATCCTTTTCAGAAGAAATACAATTTCAATCCTTAAAACAAATTTCAGGTTTTGAAAAAGTAAAAATATTGAAACCTGGCTATGCTATTGAATACGATTATTTTCCACCAGAACAATTAAAAGCTACTTTAGAAAGCAAAATTCTAGAAAATCTTTTTTTTGCCGGACAAATCAATGGGACGACTGGATATGAAGAAGCTGCGGCGCAAGGATTAATGGCTGGAATCAATGTTCATTTAAAAATTCACCAAAAAGAACCATTTATTCTCAAAAGAAATCAAGCTTATATTGGTGTTTTAATAGATGATTTGATTACAAAAGGGACAAAAGAACCTTATAGAATGTTTACGTCAAGAGCTGAGTATAGAATGCTATTAAGACAAGACAATGCGGATGAAAGATTAACCCCTATGGGATACAATATAGGCTTAATTTCAAAGGAACAAATGTCGAGATTAGATCAAAAACAATATAAAATAAAAAAATGTATGTATTTATTCCAAAATAAAAATTTTGATCCAAAGACTATAAATCCTATATTGATGGCTAAAAATTCTACTAAAATATATCATGAAAAAAAAATAGAAACCATTTTATCTCGTTCTGAGATTGATGTACAAGACATTGTTCCCATTCCATTTTTAACAGAGGAAATTAAAAAAAATAATTTTTCTCAGGAAATATTGGAACAAGTTTCTATCAGAATAAAATATAAAGGATACATAGATAGAGAAAAAGAAAATGCAAAAAAATTATTGAAATTAGAAAATATTAAAATTCCAAATAATTTTGATTACAAATCAATTAAATCTCTTTCTTTAGAAGCAAAGGAGAAATTAGATTATTATCGACCAATATCATTAGCTCAAGCTTCAAGAATTAGTGGAATTTCCCCTTCAGATTTAAGTGTTTTACTCATTCATATGGGGCGTTAA
- the ybeY gene encoding rRNA maturation RNase YbeY translates to MINFFYEIPDFHIKKGSSLINEICILLNNEGMYIGNINYIFCNDNFLLNMNQKHLGKNFYTDVLAFDYSINKYISGDIFISVDRVSENSKKWDQFFMYELKRVMIHAVLHFLGYDDHHHIDKEIMKKKEEFYLNLFQ, encoded by the coding sequence ATGATTAATTTTTTTTATGAAATCCCTGATTTTCATATTAAAAAAGGGTCTTCATTAATTAATGAAATTTGTATTTTGTTAAATAATGAAGGTATGTATATTGGAAATATTAATTATATTTTTTGTAATGATAATTTTCTTTTAAATATGAATCAAAAACATTTGGGAAAAAATTTTTATACAGATGTGCTTGCGTTTGATTATTCTATCAATAAATATATATCAGGAGATATATTTATTAGTGTAGATCGAGTTAGTGAGAATTCTAAAAAATGGGACCAGTTTTTTATGTATGAATTGAAACGTGTCATGATACATGCTGTATTACATTTTTTAGGATACGATGATCATCATCATATAGATAAAGAAATTATGAAAAAAAAAGAAGAATTTTATTTAAATTTATTTCAATAA